A single genomic interval of Mustela nigripes isolate SB6536 chromosome 7, MUSNIG.SB6536, whole genome shotgun sequence harbors:
- the C7H20orf173 gene encoding LOW QUALITY PROTEIN: uncharacterized protein C20orf173 homolog (The sequence of the model RefSeq protein was modified relative to this genomic sequence to represent the inferred CDS: inserted 1 base in 1 codon; deleted 1 base in 1 codon; substituted 1 base at 1 genomic stop codon), translated as MKHLWQIFVLWVFWVVPLWLMAPCLDLRPESAPQEKLMVLVPRHCNHPWLQLRTSGCQSEMLNSSLWHHGAGERTGFAACYEKTVEYLTRTTESLTPNTVLWYLGMNSENGLGKRWEKLFKVIGXSVSHFHLYCGTCALVGNPKTLQASGLSHNINRYPTAFGMNQGHAQGFEMARNQTSGCFVYPGNASIQGSWRXLVLLLKLSGLVWTSDDPSEEVFLFGFGTDQLMRWSHYWDDKYWFESNMHSFKEEQKVILTLQGEGKFAIYS; from the exons ATGAAGCACTTATGGCAGATTTTTGTCCTGTGGGTCTTCTGGGTGGTTCCTTTGTGGCTGATGGCCCCCTGCCTGGATCTCAGACCTGAATCAGCC CCCCAGGAGAAACTGATGGTCTTGGTACCACGGCATTGCAACCACCCCTGGCTCCAACTCAGGACAAGTGGCTGCCAATCTGAGATGCTAAACTCCTCCCTCTGGCACCACGGAGCTGGAGAACGGACAGGGTTTGCTGCCTGCTATGAGAAGACCGTGGAGTACCTGACGAGGACGACAGAGTCTCTGACCCCTAACACTGTACTCTGGTATTTG GGCATGAACTCAGAAAATGGACTTGGCAAAAGGTGGGAGAAGCTGTTCAAGGTGATTG CCTCAGTGAGCCATTTCCATCTCTACTGTGGGACTTGTGCTTTGGTGGGGAACCCCAAGACTCTACAGGCTTCTGGCCTCAGCCACAACATCAACCGGTACCCCACAGCCTTTGG GATGAACCAGGGTCATGCCCAGGGCTTCGAGATGGCGCGGAACCAAACCTCAGGATGCTTCGTCTACCCTGGGAATGCCAGCATCCAGGGCTCCTGGAGATAGCTGGTGCTGCTGCTGAAGCTTTCTGGTCTGGTGTGGACTTCAGATGATCCGAGTGAGGAG GTGTTCTTATTTGGTTTTGGGACAGACCAGCTCATGAGGTGGTCCCATTACTGGGATGATAAATATTGGTTTGAGAGTAACATGCACAGTTTCAAAGAAGAGCAGAAGGTCATCCTCACGCTGCAGGGCGAGGGGAAGTTTGCTATCTACAGCTGA